In Deinococcus proteolyticus MRP, a single genomic region encodes these proteins:
- the ddrC gene encoding DNA damage response protein DdrC, translating to MKNAPLILEFGSVRLPVSPDGLLRASSALDQLDAGRVDWDWFSDKHGLRSPKRDFGDGPEPTLSVAEFTALAFRLDTPAARRWRKRAQDLLGAAMQGDVKLAAQIAERNPDPAERRWLAARLESTEARRELMSTVARRGGHGPVYRQLGSLSNRSVLGMNSTALRRERGVKNTRDGLSSAELLRMAYLDTATARALEERDVQGNADILAVHGETLAREQRLWDAGALPRSG from the coding sequence ATGAAGAACGCTCCTCTGATTCTGGAATTTGGCAGTGTGCGCCTGCCCGTCAGCCCCGACGGCTTGTTGCGGGCCAGTTCGGCGCTCGACCAGCTGGACGCCGGCCGGGTGGACTGGGACTGGTTCAGCGATAAGCATGGCCTGCGCAGTCCCAAGCGCGATTTCGGGGATGGCCCTGAGCCGACCCTGAGCGTGGCCGAGTTCACGGCGCTGGCCTTCCGGCTGGATACCCCGGCGGCCCGGCGCTGGCGCAAGCGGGCGCAGGACCTGCTGGGCGCCGCCATGCAGGGCGATGTGAAGCTGGCCGCCCAGATTGCCGAGCGCAACCCGGACCCCGCCGAGCGGCGCTGGCTGGCGGCCCGGCTGGAAAGTACCGAGGCCCGCCGCGAGCTGATGAGCACTGTGGCCCGCCGGGGCGGGCACGGTCCCGTGTACCGGCAGCTGGGCAGCCTCAGCAACCGCTCGGTGCTGGGCATGAACAGCACGGCCCTGCGCCGCGAGCGCGGCGTGAAGAACACCCGCGACGGCCTGAGCAGCGCCGAGCTGCTGCGGATGGCTTACCTGGACACGGCCACCGCCCGCGCCCTGGAGGAGCGGGACGTGCAGGGCAACGCGGACATTCTGGCGGTTCACGGCGAAACGCTGGCCCGCGAGCAGCGGCTGTGGGACGCCGGCGCCCTGCCCCGTAGCGGCTGA
- the fmt gene encoding methionyl-tRNA formyltransferase, translated as MTSGSETGSSAHASIRRVAFFGSPAFAVPVLEALHAAFEVVLVVSQPDKPVGRGLRLTPPPVAARAAELGLPLAQPRKLRGNDEFAALLRESGAEVAVTCAYGKLLPQSLLDTLPYEFLNTHTSLLPRWRGAAPIQWALIHGDTVTGTTIMQTDAGMDTGPVLRQEELPIAPHWTALELSAALSEQAARLAVQVVGERPGLTPQPQDHAQATHAPLLTKEDGFVRWNDPATATVNRYRGVAAWPQTTAFLGGVRLKLDGLSVAPSGSGEPGTVLDMSGDTLTVASGEGAVQIRTVQPASKKPQPAAAWAAAQGLRPGSRFDLWEPEPAGH; from the coding sequence GTGACGAGCGGCTCTGAGACCGGCAGCTCGGCCCATGCCTCCATCCGCCGGGTGGCTTTTTTCGGGTCGCCGGCCTTCGCGGTGCCGGTGCTCGAAGCGCTGCATGCGGCGTTCGAGGTGGTGCTGGTGGTCAGCCAGCCCGACAAACCCGTGGGGCGCGGCCTGCGCCTGACCCCGCCGCCCGTGGCCGCCCGCGCCGCTGAGCTGGGACTGCCGCTGGCACAACCGCGAAAACTGCGGGGCAACGACGAATTCGCTGCTCTGCTGCGTGAGTCGGGCGCGGAAGTGGCCGTGACCTGCGCCTACGGCAAGCTGCTGCCCCAGAGCCTGCTGGACACCCTGCCCTACGAGTTCCTGAACACGCACACCAGCCTGCTGCCCAGATGGCGCGGAGCCGCCCCGATTCAGTGGGCCCTGATTCACGGCGACACCGTGACCGGCACCACCATCATGCAGACCGACGCCGGCATGGACACCGGCCCAGTGCTGCGGCAAGAGGAACTGCCCATTGCGCCGCACTGGACCGCGCTGGAGCTGAGCGCGGCGCTGTCCGAGCAGGCTGCCCGGTTGGCGGTGCAGGTGGTCGGTGAGCGGCCCGGGCTGACGCCGCAGCCGCAGGACCACGCCCAGGCCACCCACGCGCCACTGCTGACCAAGGAAGACGGCTTCGTGCGCTGGAATGACCCGGCCACGGCGACCGTCAACAGGTACAGAGGTGTCGCCGCCTGGCCGCAGACCACAGCTTTTCTAGGCGGCGTTCGCCTCAAGCTGGATGGGCTGAGCGTGGCCCCCTCAGGCAGCGGCGAGCCAGGAACGGTGCTGGACATGAGCGGTGACACCCTGACGGTAGCCAGCGGTGAGGGCGCGGTGCAGATTCGGACCGTGCAGCCGGCCAGCAAGAAGCCGCAGCCTGCCGCCGCCTGGGCTGCCGCTCAGGGACTGCGGCCCGGCAGCCGCTTTGACCTGTGGGAGCCGGAACCCGCCGGACACTAG
- a CDS encoding acetyl-coenzyme A synthetase N-terminal domain-containing protein has protein sequence MTDAAPKSYPTPQSVLGRLRSDPAQDLEAAAHDPDAFWLQQARRYEWTREPTEALRWERPYHRWFADGQTNITLNALDRHARGENRTRAALVWISEDEQAQIYTYGTPTTGSSGPPPA, from the coding sequence ATGACCGACGCCGCCCCCAAGTCCTACCCCACCCCGCAGAGCGTGCTAGGCCGCCTGCGCTCCGACCCTGCCCAAGATCTTGAGGCTGCCGCACACGACCCCGACGCCTTCTGGCTCCAGCAGGCCCGGCGTTACGAATGGACCCGCGAACCCACCGAGGCGCTGCGCTGGGAGCGGCCCTATCACCGCTGGTTTGCGGACGGCCAGACCAACATCACCCTGAACGCACTGGACCGGCACGCACGCGGCGAGAACCGCACCCGCGCCGCCCTGGTCTGGATTTCGGAAGACGAGCAGGCGCAGATTTACACCTACGGCACCCCCACGACAGGGTCGAGCGGGCCGCCGCCGGCCTGA
- a CDS encoding pyridoxal phosphate-dependent aminotransferase — MFTPPSAAQRLHLNFNENNLGISPLARQALEECLVQVNRYPDRPHGELVAALAAHHGVSPQQVVLGAGSSQSIHVIIEAVARRAQDRGQAAQVVMPLPTFDAGLTAAAARRLPVRGVPLLDNLEADLAALQAACEDFSGQSIVYLCNPNNPTGTVVSSAELKAWVQSAPDTFFLIDEAYVEFVDDPRFTPADAWVREGLANVCVVRTFSKLHGLAGLRVGYSLSTAEDAGLFASFVPEMPVNLPGLLAARASLTDTEFQRRSLEQTLEAREIVLETLDRLGLRYVGPNGNFVFHELPHSVGDNRSYRRRMRELHIVVGRDFPAYERWNRLSLGTPEEMRHMTAEMMKVLGALE, encoded by the coding sequence ATGTTCACTCCGCCCAGTGCCGCTCAGCGCCTGCACCTCAACTTCAACGAGAACAACCTCGGGATTTCGCCGCTGGCCCGTCAGGCTCTGGAGGAGTGCCTGGTGCAGGTCAACCGCTACCCCGACCGTCCCCACGGTGAGCTGGTCGCGGCACTGGCCGCGCACCACGGAGTCAGCCCGCAACAGGTGGTGCTGGGGGCCGGGTCGTCGCAGAGCATTCACGTGATTATTGAAGCGGTGGCCCGCCGGGCGCAGGACCGGGGGCAGGCCGCGCAGGTGGTGATGCCGCTGCCCACTTTCGACGCCGGCCTGACCGCAGCGGCGGCGCGGCGATTGCCGGTGCGGGGTGTGCCGCTGCTGGACAACCTGGAAGCCGACCTGGCCGCCCTGCAAGCTGCCTGCGAGGATTTCAGCGGGCAGAGCATTGTGTACCTGTGCAACCCCAACAACCCCACCGGCACGGTGGTGTCCAGTGCCGAGCTGAAGGCCTGGGTACAGAGCGCTCCAGACACCTTTTTCCTGATTGACGAGGCGTATGTGGAGTTCGTGGACGACCCCCGTTTCACGCCCGCCGACGCCTGGGTGCGGGAGGGCCTGGCGAACGTGTGCGTGGTGCGCACCTTCTCCAAGCTGCACGGGCTGGCAGGCCTGCGGGTGGGCTACAGCCTGTCCACTGCGGAGGACGCCGGGCTCTTTGCCAGCTTTGTACCTGAAATGCCGGTCAACCTGCCGGGCCTGCTGGCCGCCCGCGCCTCGCTGACCGATACTGAGTTCCAGCGCCGCAGCCTGGAGCAGACCCTGGAAGCCCGGGAGATTGTGCTGGAGACGCTGGACCGCCTGGGCCTGCGCTACGTGGGCCCGAATGGCAACTTCGTGTTTCACGAGCTGCCCCACAGCGTAGGCGACAACCGCAGCTACCGCCGCCGCATGCGCGAGCTGCATATCGTGGTAGGGCGCGATTTCCCCGCTTACGAGCGCTGGAACCGCCTCTCGCTGGGCACGCCGGAAGAGATGCGCCACATGACCGCCGAGATGATGAAAGTGCTGGGCGCGCTGGAATAG
- a CDS encoding DUF3105 domain-containing protein: protein MWDVRRFLPLLLVPAFCAACGPAPERHLAGVLRYEAPAGQHRSGSLAYDLTPPPYGDHNALWQNCGVYAAPLYPEYALHSLSHGAVWLTYRPDRVPDPAPLAALAKGRKVLLSPEPEQAAAITATAWNAQLTADQAADPRLAQFVQEFIDAGTAPEAGRSCEKGHTGTWE from the coding sequence ATGTGGGACGTGCGCCGCTTTTTGCCCCTGCTGCTTGTGCCTGCCTTCTGCGCCGCTTGCGGCCCCGCGCCCGAGCGGCATCTGGCGGGTGTGCTGCGCTACGAGGCCCCGGCTGGGCAGCACCGCTCCGGTTCGCTGGCCTACGACCTGACGCCGCCCCCTTACGGCGACCACAACGCACTGTGGCAAAACTGCGGCGTATATGCGGCGCCGCTTTATCCCGAGTACGCCCTGCACAGCCTGTCGCACGGGGCCGTGTGGCTGACCTACCGCCCCGACCGGGTGCCCGACCCGGCGCCGCTGGCTGCACTGGCGAAGGGACGCAAGGTGCTGCTCAGCCCCGAGCCGGAGCAGGCCGCCGCCATCACTGCCACCGCCTGGAACGCTCAGCTGACTGCCGACCAGGCCGCCGACCCGCGCCTGGCCCAGTTCGTGCAGGAGTTCATAGATGCGGGCACGGCTCCGGAAGCGGGCCGCAGCTGCGAGAAAGGGCACACGGGAACGTGGGAGTAG
- a CDS encoding Crp/Fnr family transcriptional regulator has translation MTTSEYPSLVWHLKNTELLAELEPDELERLATVTSLRTYHAGEVIYRMDDPADALYLVCSGMVKICKLFPNGKEAILGVVGTQGSFGELLLRPGECRPTQAEALETTRLIALPQAELQRLISLRPELALKLVGMLADRLFEAQHWCATVSAYSAGERVASLLARLGRQFGVKHPQGTELNVKLNQEDLARMIGATRETVSHSLHKLRREGAIVRQRSPFILNLEALEAYVDASAR, from the coding sequence GTGACGACTTCCGAATACCCCAGCCTGGTCTGGCACCTGAAAAACACGGAACTGCTTGCCGAGCTGGAACCGGACGAGTTGGAACGTCTGGCGACCGTGACCTCGCTGCGCACCTACCACGCCGGCGAGGTGATTTACCGCATGGACGACCCAGCCGACGCCTTGTATCTGGTGTGCAGCGGCATGGTCAAAATCTGCAAGCTGTTTCCCAACGGTAAGGAAGCCATTTTGGGCGTGGTCGGCACGCAGGGCAGCTTCGGCGAACTGCTGCTGCGCCCCGGCGAGTGCCGGCCGACCCAGGCCGAGGCTCTGGAGACCACCCGCCTGATTGCCCTGCCGCAGGCCGAGCTGCAGCGCCTGATTTCGCTGCGGCCCGAGCTGGCGCTCAAACTGGTAGGCATGCTGGCGGACCGGCTGTTCGAGGCCCAGCACTGGTGCGCCACGGTCAGCGCCTATTCGGCCGGTGAGCGGGTCGCCAGTCTGCTGGCCCGCCTGGGCCGCCAGTTCGGCGTCAAGCACCCTCAGGGCACCGAGCTGAACGTCAAGCTGAATCAGGAAGACCTGGCCCGCATGATTGGCGCCACCCGCGAAACGGTCAGCCACTCGCTGCACAAGCTGCGGCGCGAAGGGGCCATCGTGCGCCAGCGCAGCCCGTTTATCCTCAATCTGGAAGCTCTGGAAGCCTACGTAGACGCCTCGGCCCGCTAA
- a CDS encoding acyl-CoA dehydrogenase C-terminal domain-containing protein: MPQYKAPLRDFRFVMNELLDAPAQLAQMPFYQDNETADADLMAQVLEEAARFVEGELLPLNQTGDQQGCQRSENGDVKTPDGFKAAYQKYVQAGWPALDADPQWGGQGMPHTVANAMLEMMNSANVAWAMYPGLTHGAVSALSEVGSPELQQLYLPKLISGEWTGTMCLTEPHAGTDLGIIRTKAADNGDGTYSITGTKIFISAGEHDFTDNIIHLVLARLEGSPEGTKGISLFLVPKFVPNADGTPGERNGVVCGSLEHKMGIHGNATAVLNFDGAKGWLVGEVNRGMNHMFIMMNAARLGTGLQGLGLGEVAYQNAVAYAKDRTQMRAEPRVNPAEQADPIIVHPDVRRMLMTGKAYTEAGRALALWLALALDTEAHHPDEAKQKEAADTVALLTPIAKAFMTDNGFNIAVQSQQVFGGHGYIAEWGMEQFVRDARIGQIYEGTNGIQSLDLLGRKVLMDGGKKLQALAGTLQAFADENEDDEVVGEYITQLGKAANQLATLTMLVGQKAMDGGEKGPDEVNAVAVDYLRYFGHVVYGYLWARMAKIAADKVVAGQDQDGFYQAKLDTARFYFARLFPETKSLSQTIKAGGESLDFDLKGMFGFEPEHA, from the coding sequence ATGCCTCAGTACAAAGCCCCCCTGCGTGATTTCCGCTTCGTGATGAACGAACTGCTGGACGCTCCAGCCCAGCTGGCCCAGATGCCCTTTTATCAGGACAACGAAACCGCCGACGCCGACCTGATGGCCCAGGTGCTGGAAGAAGCCGCCCGCTTCGTGGAAGGCGAGCTGCTGCCCCTGAACCAGACCGGCGACCAGCAGGGCTGCCAGCGCAGCGAAAACGGCGACGTCAAGACCCCCGACGGCTTCAAGGCCGCTTACCAGAAGTACGTGCAGGCCGGCTGGCCTGCGCTGGACGCCGACCCCCAGTGGGGCGGACAGGGCATGCCCCATACCGTGGCCAACGCCATGCTGGAAATGATGAACAGCGCCAACGTGGCCTGGGCCATGTACCCGGGCCTGACCCACGGCGCTGTCAGTGCGCTGAGCGAAGTGGGCAGCCCCGAGCTGCAGCAGCTGTATCTGCCCAAGCTCATCAGCGGCGAGTGGACCGGAACCATGTGCCTGACCGAGCCGCATGCCGGCACCGACCTGGGCATCATCCGCACCAAGGCGGCCGACAATGGCGACGGCACCTACAGCATCACCGGCACCAAAATTTTCATCTCTGCTGGCGAGCATGACTTTACCGACAACATCATCCACTTGGTGCTGGCCCGCTTGGAAGGCAGCCCCGAAGGCACCAAGGGCATTTCGCTGTTCCTGGTTCCCAAGTTCGTCCCGAACGCGGACGGCACTCCCGGCGAGCGCAACGGTGTGGTGTGCGGCAGCCTGGAACACAAGATGGGCATCCACGGCAACGCCACCGCCGTGCTGAACTTCGACGGAGCCAAAGGCTGGCTGGTTGGCGAGGTCAACCGCGGCATGAACCACATGTTCATCATGATGAATGCTGCCCGTCTGGGTACGGGCCTTCAGGGCCTGGGCCTGGGGGAAGTGGCCTACCAGAACGCGGTGGCCTACGCCAAGGACCGCACCCAGATGCGCGCCGAGCCCCGCGTGAACCCCGCCGAGCAGGCCGACCCCATCATCGTGCACCCTGACGTGCGCCGCATGTTGATGACCGGCAAGGCCTACACGGAAGCGGGCCGCGCTCTGGCCCTGTGGCTGGCGCTGGCGCTGGACACCGAAGCGCACCACCCCGACGAAGCCAAACAGAAGGAAGCCGCCGATACCGTGGCCCTGCTGACCCCCATCGCCAAGGCGTTCATGACCGACAACGGCTTCAATATCGCCGTGCAGAGCCAGCAGGTTTTTGGCGGCCACGGCTACATCGCCGAGTGGGGCATGGAGCAGTTCGTGCGTGACGCCCGCATCGGCCAGATTTACGAAGGCACCAATGGCATTCAGAGCCTGGACCTGCTGGGCCGCAAGGTACTGATGGACGGCGGCAAGAAGCTGCAGGCCCTGGCCGGCACCCTGCAGGCCTTCGCTGACGAGAACGAAGACGACGAAGTCGTGGGCGAGTACATCACCCAGCTGGGCAAGGCCGCCAACCAGCTGGCCACCCTCACCATGCTGGTGGGCCAGAAGGCGATGGACGGCGGCGAAAAAGGCCCGGATGAGGTGAACGCCGTGGCGGTGGACTACCTGCGCTACTTCGGACACGTGGTGTACGGCTACCTGTGGGCCCGCATGGCCAAGATTGCCGCCGACAAGGTGGTCGCCGGTCAGGACCAGGACGGCTTTTACCAGGCCAAGCTGGACACCGCCCGCTTCTACTTTGCCCGCCTGTTCCCCGAAACCAAGAGCCTGTCGCAGACCATCAAGGCCGGGGGCGAGAGCCTGGACTTTGACCTGAAGGGCATGTTCGGCTTCGAGCCCGAGCACGCCTGA
- a CDS encoding acyl-CoA synthetase, which translates to MGVQKGDRVVIYMPLTPEGVIAMLACARIGAVHSVVYAGLGVAALRGRIQDAGARVVITADVGYRRGRLVDLYSVAAEAISDLIDVDYLVLWERIGELHREHDSRTVAWEELFRHGRAEAEIVDAEHPLFVLYTSGSTGKPKGVVHAHGGYMVGTAYHMQALYDVHPGDVFYCTSDFGWIVGHSYIVYAPLVSGSTVMFREGAPDYPDPGVTWRLVEKYGVNVLFTAPTAIRMFMKLGAEVLQDYELETLRVIAVAGEPLNPEAWRWAQEHLAGGLGEGAHATIADNWWQTELGAPTLATHPRWDVRPGYAGKPVAGADVDVVDEEGRSLPPGQQGYLVVRRPFPSMMRGVYGNDEKYRAVWEENPAGYTSGDLAVRDGEGYISILGRSDDVLSVAGHRIGSADVEDALVSHPAVAEAAVIGLPDNLKGQSIVAYVILRRGFEDRVGRGLRASISEHVRRELGPIGTPGRIEVVGSLPKTRSGKIMRRVLRAQALGEDPGDLSTLEE; encoded by the coding sequence CTGGGCGTCCAGAAGGGCGACCGGGTGGTCATCTATATGCCGCTGACCCCCGAGGGCGTGATTGCCATGCTGGCCTGCGCCCGGATTGGCGCGGTGCATTCGGTGGTGTACGCCGGCCTGGGCGTGGCGGCGCTGCGAGGCCGAATTCAGGACGCCGGGGCGCGGGTGGTCATCACGGCGGACGTGGGCTACCGCCGGGGCCGGCTGGTGGACCTGTACTCGGTCGCGGCCGAGGCCATCAGCGACCTGATTGACGTGGACTACCTGGTGCTGTGGGAGCGCATCGGTGAGCTGCACCGCGAGCACGACTCGCGCACGGTGGCCTGGGAGGAGCTGTTCCGGCACGGCCGTGCTGAAGCCGAAATCGTGGACGCCGAGCATCCCTTGTTCGTGCTGTACACCTCCGGCAGCACCGGCAAGCCCAAGGGCGTGGTGCATGCCCACGGCGGCTACATGGTGGGCACCGCCTACCACATGCAGGCCCTGTACGACGTGCATCCCGGCGACGTGTTCTACTGCACCAGCGACTTCGGCTGGATTGTGGGGCACTCCTATATCGTGTACGCGCCGCTGGTCTCGGGCAGCACGGTGATGTTCCGCGAGGGGGCCCCCGACTACCCCGACCCCGGCGTCACCTGGCGGTTGGTCGAGAAATACGGCGTGAACGTGCTGTTTACGGCGCCCACCGCCATCCGCATGTTCATGAAGCTGGGCGCGGAGGTGCTGCAGGACTACGAGCTGGAGACCCTGCGGGTGATTGCGGTGGCCGGCGAACCGCTCAACCCCGAGGCGTGGCGCTGGGCACAGGAACACCTGGCGGGCGGCCTGGGCGAAGGCGCACACGCCACCATCGCCGACAACTGGTGGCAGACCGAGCTGGGCGCCCCCACCCTGGCAACCCACCCGCGCTGGGACGTGCGGCCCGGCTACGCCGGCAAGCCGGTGGCCGGCGCAGATGTGGACGTGGTGGACGAAGAGGGCCGCAGTTTGCCGCCCGGGCAACAGGGCTACTTGGTGGTCCGCCGGCCCTTTCCCTCCATGATGCGCGGCGTGTACGGCAACGACGAGAAGTACCGCGCCGTGTGGGAGGAAAATCCGGCAGGCTACACTTCCGGCGACCTGGCTGTGCGCGACGGGGAAGGCTACATCTCGATTCTGGGCCGCTCGGACGACGTGCTCAGCGTGGCCGGGCACCGCATCGGCTCGGCCGACGTGGAAGACGCCCTGGTCAGCCACCCCGCCGTGGCCGAGGCGGCTGTCATCGGCCTGCCCGACAACCTCAAGGGCCAGAGCATCGTGGCCTACGTGATTCTGCGCCGGGGGTTCGAGGACCGGGTGGGCCGGGGCCTGCGGGCCAGCATCAGCGAGCATGTGCGCCGCGAGCTGGGCCCCATCGGCACGCCAGGCCGCATTGAGGTGGTGGGCAGCCTGCCCAAGACCCGCTCGGGCAAGATTATGCGCCGTGTCCTGCGGGCGCAGGCGCTGGGCGAGGACCCCGGCGACCTCAGCACGCTGGAAGAGTAG
- the def gene encoding peptide deformylase translates to MSTPAPIYPIRLYGDPVLRRKARPLQHTDTLQVPGFAPQTLREVADTMLETMFAARGVGLAAPQVGLGVRMFVAVEYDDNEEENEGKETPLKSRVLREYVMLNPKLTVINKKKDKSETEGCLSIPDIYEEGVPRARAVRVDYTDLEGQAQTVEAEDYLARVFQHENDHLDGKLFLDHLPQDVVNDHRAALLAMQRQARLNLDRLAQQARQGAEEHRDERL, encoded by the coding sequence ATGAGCACGCCTGCCCCCATCTACCCTATCCGCCTGTACGGTGACCCCGTGCTGCGCCGCAAGGCCCGGCCGCTTCAGCACACCGACACCCTGCAAGTTCCCGGCTTCGCGCCGCAGACCCTGCGCGAAGTGGCAGACACCATGCTGGAAACCATGTTCGCCGCCCGTGGTGTGGGCCTGGCCGCGCCGCAGGTGGGGCTGGGAGTGCGGATGTTCGTGGCGGTGGAATACGACGACAACGAAGAGGAGAACGAGGGCAAGGAGACGCCGCTCAAATCCCGCGTGCTGCGCGAGTACGTGATGCTGAATCCCAAGCTGACGGTCATCAACAAGAAAAAGGACAAGTCCGAGACGGAAGGTTGCCTCAGCATTCCCGACATTTACGAGGAAGGGGTGCCGCGCGCCCGCGCCGTGCGGGTAGACTACACAGACCTGGAGGGGCAGGCACAGACGGTGGAGGCCGAAGACTATCTGGCCCGCGTATTCCAGCACGAGAATGACCATCTGGACGGCAAGCTGTTTTTGGATCACCTGCCGCAGGACGTGGTGAACGATCACCGCGCCGCCCTGCTTGCCATGCAGCGGCAGGCCCGGCTGAACCTGGACCGCCTGGCACAGCAGGCCCGGCAAGGCGCCGAGGAGCACCGTGACGAGCGGCTCTGA
- a CDS encoding magnesium transporter CorA family protein has product MLTYYRSVGGRLTTIDSYTDGCWINATDPTIEELARISRETGLDIDVLSYPLDPDERSRFEREDGELLIIMQTSYRLPEDSDIPYDTVPLGILHTDHCLVTICAIENPLIRDVVSGFVRRISTAKKNRLTLQLFLRNAQRFLIDIRQINRDVEQIEDRLENSTRNEELLDLLNFEKSMVYFITGLKANEAMMERAKRDRIFQTYEDDADLLDDVLIENLQAIEMATITSNILGSMMGAFGSVISNNVNQVMKTLTVVSAIFLPLTFMAGIWGMNFEYMPELNKPWGYGAALSSMLVVALGMFWLFRRQGWW; this is encoded by the coding sequence ATGCTGACCTATTACCGCTCGGTGGGCGGCCGGCTGACCACCATCGACAGCTATACCGACGGCTGCTGGATCAACGCCACCGACCCCACCATCGAGGAGCTGGCCCGCATCAGCCGCGAAACGGGGCTGGATATCGACGTGCTGAGCTACCCGCTTGACCCGGACGAACGCTCACGTTTCGAGCGGGAAGACGGCGAGCTCCTGATCATCATGCAGACCAGCTACCGTCTGCCCGAAGACAGCGATATTCCCTACGACACCGTGCCGCTGGGCATTCTGCATACCGACCACTGCCTCGTGACCATCTGCGCCATAGAAAATCCGCTGATTCGCGACGTGGTCAGCGGCTTCGTGCGGCGTATCAGCACGGCCAAGAAAAACCGGCTGACCCTGCAGCTGTTCCTGCGCAACGCCCAGCGCTTCTTGATTGATATCCGGCAGATTAACCGCGACGTGGAGCAAATTGAGGACCGCCTGGAAAACAGTACCCGCAACGAGGAACTGCTGGACCTGCTCAACTTCGAAAAGAGCATGGTGTACTTCATCACCGGCCTCAAAGCCAACGAGGCGATGATGGAGCGGGCCAAGCGCGACCGGATTTTCCAGACCTATGAGGACGACGCCGACCTGCTGGACGACGTGCTGATCGAGAACCTCCAGGCGATCGAGATGGCGACCATCACCTCCAACATTCTGGGCAGCATGATGGGAGCCTTCGGCAGCGTCATCAGCAACAACGTGAACCAGGTGATGAAAACGCTGACGGTCGTATCGGCCATTTTCCTGCCGCTGACCTTTATGGCCGGTATCTGGGGCATGAACTTTGAGTACATGCCGGAGCTGAACAAGCCCTGGGGCTACGGGGCGGCACTCAGCAGCATGCTGGTGGTGGCACTGGGCATGTTCTGGCTGTTCCGGCGGCAAGGGTGGTGGTAG
- a CDS encoding endonuclease III domain-containing protein yields the protein MTEPSLFPQAARPLNAELPAGERAALLLWMRERLLAEYGEKPLVPRREPMHELISTILSQRTNWRDEDAAYAELRMLGDWDAIVAAPVEQVAHAIRRSNYPDQKAPRIQATLRAIREKRGGYDLDFLAELPVAEALSWLTDLPGVGVKTASLVLLFNYARPVFPVDTHVHRINTRVGTIPKMGEQTAHRALLTLLPSDPPLLYDLHVNLLKHGQQVCTWNNPKCGRCILRERCDAYAVYGDAVPSFKK from the coding sequence GTGACTGAACCGTCCCTCTTTCCGCAGGCCGCCCGCCCCCTGAATGCCGAACTGCCGGCTGGGGAGCGGGCGGCTCTGCTGCTGTGGATGCGTGAACGGCTGCTGGCGGAGTACGGCGAGAAACCGCTGGTGCCCCGCCGTGAGCCGATGCATGAGCTGATCAGTACCATTCTCTCGCAGCGCACCAACTGGCGCGATGAGGACGCGGCGTATGCCGAACTGCGCATGCTGGGCGACTGGGACGCCATTGTGGCCGCGCCGGTAGAGCAGGTGGCGCACGCGATTCGCCGCTCCAACTATCCCGACCAGAAAGCCCCCCGCATTCAGGCCACCCTGCGGGCCATCCGCGAGAAGCGCGGCGGCTACGACCTGGATTTCCTGGCCGAGCTGCCGGTGGCCGAGGCCCTGAGCTGGCTGACCGACCTGCCCGGAGTGGGGGTCAAGACGGCGTCGCTGGTGCTGCTGTTCAACTATGCCCGCCCCGTGTTCCCGGTAGATACCCACGTTCACCGCATCAACACGCGGGTGGGCACCATTCCCAAGATGGGCGAGCAGACGGCCCACCGCGCCCTGCTCACACTGCTGCCGTCCGACCCGCCGCTGCTGTATGACCTGCATGTCAACCTGCTCAAGCACGGCCAGCAGGTCTGCACCTGGAACAACCCCAAATGTGGCCGTTGCATCTTGCGTGAGCGCTGCGACGCCTACGCGGTGTACGGGGACGCCGTACCCAGCTTCAAGAAATAG